A genomic segment from Flavobacterium sp. 9R encodes:
- the mgrA gene encoding L-glyceraldehyde 3-phosphate reductase — protein sequence MKYQPNTNRYNEMVYRRTGNSGLLLPAISLGLWHNFGNVDVYSNYESIVLNAFDKGITHFDLANNYGPPPGSAESNFGKILHSQLSSYRDELIISSKAGYDMWPGPYGEWGSRKYMIASIEQSLKRMNLDYVDIFYSHRFDPLTPLEETMGALAQIVRQGKALYVGISNYPAAATREAIAILKDLGTPCLIHQPKYSMFERWVEEELITVLGDNGVGCIAFSPLAQGLLTNKYLRGIPENSRASKQHGALQSDAITPEILKTIGQLNTIALERGQSLAQMAIAWLLKDNRVTSVLIGASSVTQLNDNLASLANYSFTDEEITMIEKVLKP from the coding sequence ATGAAATACCAACCAAATACAAATAGATATAACGAAATGGTGTATCGAAGAACAGGTAATAGTGGTCTTTTATTACCAGCCATTTCTTTAGGACTTTGGCATAATTTCGGGAATGTAGACGTGTATTCAAATTATGAAAGTATAGTTTTGAATGCTTTTGATAAGGGGATTACGCACTTTGATTTGGCCAATAACTATGGACCACCTCCTGGTTCAGCAGAATCTAATTTTGGAAAAATTTTGCATTCTCAATTGAGTTCTTATCGTGATGAATTGATTATCTCTTCAAAAGCGGGTTATGATATGTGGCCAGGACCTTATGGCGAATGGGGTTCTCGTAAATATATGATTGCTAGTATTGAGCAGAGTTTGAAGCGAATGAATCTCGATTATGTAGATATATTTTATTCTCATCGATTCGACCCTTTAACACCTCTTGAAGAAACTATGGGAGCATTAGCACAAATAGTTCGTCAAGGCAAGGCGTTGTATGTAGGAATTTCTAATTATCCCGCTGCTGCTACTCGAGAAGCAATTGCAATTTTAAAGGATTTAGGGACTCCTTGTCTGATTCATCAGCCCAAATACTCAATGTTTGAGCGTTGGGTAGAAGAGGAACTTATTACGGTTTTAGGAGATAATGGAGTAGGGTGTATCGCATTTTCTCCATTGGCTCAAGGATTGCTTACCAATAAATATTTAAGAGGAATTCCTGAAAATTCTCGTGCAAGTAAACAGCACGGGGCATTACAATCGGATGCAATTACACCAGAGATTCTCAAAACTATAGGCCAACTCAATACCATAGCCTTAGAGCGAGGGCAATCCCTTGCTCAAATGGCTATTGCTTGGTTGCTCAAAGATAATAGAGTGACATCTGTTTTAATTGGAGCAAGTAGTGTCACTCAATTAAATGATAATTTAGCTTCTCTTGCTAATTATTCTTTTACCGATGAAGAGATTACTATGATTGAAAAAGTTTTAAAACCCTAG
- a CDS encoding cellulase family glycosylhydrolase — protein MLFKRFLVAAVTVFLFSNVALFAQVLSLKQLNKKCFLYQKVEWHINVKGNWINPYDQDELVIDMHFTTPSGKQLILPCFYVSGNSGEASLWAARFAPTELGKYTYYCSYKNSKGLISQSKKLSFIANPSKDLGFLRMNTDWTFKSDNGALFRGIGENIGWESRDTDDSKYFKALHENPRFNYDFMLKKLAQNGGNFFRTWMIYWNLPVDWKQVQNNKRYVNSEKPFNPSGMERLDHVVQLCDSLGIYMMLALESHVGLMGTGWETSSYNVKNGGFAVTPNDFFASPNARKQYKNKLRLMVARYGYSPSIGAWEFFNEVDNAMYQGKPEDYISHTVVSDWHREMSSYLKSIDPFNHIVTTSISHREIEGLNEIPTIDFNQKHIYCNTLAIPEVITTQKTKYNKPYVIGEAGYHWDWSIDFNKFGNEFDSHFKLGLWLGVFSPTPVLPMSWWWEFFEDRGMMSYFKHIKAINDIMLADSNGSFDLQDVQSVNPKIQCYLVKGKSKSFLLVVNTSAETQTAIIQFANASSLNKNGTEYDTKDGVFNSIQLNEVNDNKVSLGALTLEANQFRVFIF, from the coding sequence ATGCTATTTAAACGATTTTTGGTTGCTGCTGTTACTGTATTTCTTTTTTCCAATGTTGCATTGTTTGCTCAGGTTCTGTCTTTAAAACAGTTGAATAAAAAATGTTTTTTATATCAAAAAGTAGAATGGCATATTAATGTAAAAGGAAATTGGATCAATCCTTACGATCAGGATGAATTAGTGATTGACATGCATTTTACCACTCCTTCAGGCAAACAGTTAATCTTACCTTGTTTTTACGTTTCTGGTAATTCCGGGGAAGCCTCTCTTTGGGCAGCTAGATTTGCACCAACAGAACTAGGTAAGTACACTTACTACTGCTCATATAAAAACAGCAAAGGATTGATTTCGCAATCCAAAAAACTTTCTTTCATTGCTAATCCATCTAAGGACTTAGGTTTTTTAAGAATGAATACCGATTGGACATTTAAATCAGATAATGGTGCTTTATTTCGAGGGATTGGAGAGAATATAGGATGGGAATCTCGAGATACAGATGATTCAAAATATTTTAAGGCATTGCATGAAAACCCTAGATTTAACTACGATTTTATGTTAAAAAAATTAGCTCAAAACGGAGGTAATTTTTTTAGAACTTGGATGATTTATTGGAATTTACCTGTAGATTGGAAACAAGTTCAAAACAATAAAAGATATGTCAATTCAGAAAAGCCATTTAATCCATCAGGTATGGAACGTTTGGATCATGTTGTGCAATTATGTGATTCTTTGGGTATCTATATGATGTTAGCATTAGAAAGTCACGTGGGGCTTATGGGAACCGGATGGGAAACTAGTAGTTATAATGTTAAAAATGGTGGTTTTGCAGTAACTCCAAATGATTTTTTTGCTTCTCCAAATGCAAGGAAACAATATAAGAATAAACTGCGATTGATGGTTGCTAGGTATGGGTATAGTCCTTCAATTGGTGCTTGGGAATTTTTTAACGAAGTAGATAATGCAATGTATCAAGGGAAACCTGAAGACTATATTAGTCATACTGTAGTTTCAGATTGGCATAGGGAAATGAGCAGTTATTTAAAGAGTATTGACCCATTCAATCATATTGTTACAACGTCCATTTCACATCGTGAGATAGAAGGATTAAATGAGATTCCAACTATAGATTTTAATCAAAAACATATCTATTGTAATACACTTGCTATTCCCGAGGTAATAACAACCCAAAAAACAAAATATAACAAGCCTTACGTCATCGGAGAGGCAGGTTACCATTGGGATTGGAGTATTGATTTTAATAAATTTGGTAATGAATTCGACAGCCATTTTAAACTCGGTTTATGGTTAGGTGTTTTTTCACCAACTCCAGTTTTACCCATGTCATGGTGGTGGGAGTTTTTTGAAGATAGAGGAATGATGTCTTATTTTAAACATATTAAAGCAATAAATGACATCATGCTTGCGGATTCAAATGGTTCGTTTGACTTGCAAGACGTCCAATCTGTAAACCCTAAAATTCAGTGTTACTTAGTAAAGGGGAAAAGTAAATCTTTTTTACTTGTGGTAAATACTAGTGCTGAAACTCAAACTGCAATTATTCAATTTGCAAATGCTTCAAGTTTGAATAAAAACGGAACAGAGTATGATACTAAAGATGGTGTATTTAATTCGATTCAGCTTAATGAAGTGAATGATAATAAGGTTAGTTTAGGAGCTTTGACTTTGGAAGCGAATCAATTTCGTGTTTTTATTTTTTAA
- a CDS encoding T9SS type A sorting domain-containing protein, protein MKKTILTPFFFFVFLVAFGQNYYMSKPEGFGAAATGGGNATPITVTTYDEFKAAIKLTTPQVILVSGTINCSYTSETLTNKTIIGLKGARLVNTNQTATGSGILYLKPGSNNVIIRNLIFEGPGAYDVDGRDNLTSECTNLWVDHCEFQDGTDGNFDNKGAGDNTTISWCKFTYLKPAKAGGPGGADDHRFTNLVGSSKSDFPADGHYSITFQNCYWAEGCKERMPRARNAELHLLNCYYNTSVSGSLAIGLGGGNNNTTCYVENTNFANIASVYRNYNSTDGGSVGLIFDGCMNGSTNVGSVSKPSYAYTVLPVAEVATAVANGNCGAGATLNVTTTGVISSGCASLGQNESKLSKVQFYPTLVDSMLTVELPESMEGLANIEVFSTSGAQVFLWSKKVNAAEKIALNLSTLPKGLYLCTLKIASNGTTWKFIKK, encoded by the coding sequence ATGAAGAAAACAATACTTACGCCTTTCTTTTTTTTCGTGTTTTTGGTTGCCTTTGGACAAAATTATTATATGTCCAAACCCGAAGGCTTTGGAGCTGCCGCTACCGGTGGGGGTAATGCCACGCCAATAACTGTTACTACCTATGATGAATTTAAGGCCGCAATCAAATTGACTACACCCCAAGTTATTTTGGTTTCTGGAACAATTAATTGTAGTTATACTAGTGAAACACTCACCAATAAAACCATCATCGGGTTGAAAGGAGCACGCTTGGTCAATACTAATCAAACGGCAACGGGTTCAGGAATTCTTTATCTAAAACCAGGTTCGAATAACGTGATTATTAGAAATCTTATTTTTGAAGGGCCTGGCGCCTATGATGTAGATGGTAGAGACAATCTCACTTCAGAGTGTACCAATCTTTGGGTAGACCATTGCGAGTTTCAAGATGGCACCGACGGAAATTTTGACAATAAAGGAGCTGGTGACAATACTACCATTTCCTGGTGTAAGTTTACCTATTTAAAACCGGCAAAAGCTGGCGGTCCTGGCGGTGCAGATGACCATCGTTTTACCAATTTGGTGGGGTCTAGTAAGTCGGATTTCCCTGCAGATGGACATTATAGCATCACTTTTCAAAACTGCTATTGGGCTGAAGGTTGCAAAGAAAGAATGCCTCGAGCCAGAAATGCAGAATTACATCTATTAAATTGTTATTACAACACTTCGGTTTCTGGTTCATTGGCCATTGGCTTAGGTGGCGGAAATAATAACACGACTTGCTATGTAGAAAATACCAATTTTGCCAACATTGCAAGTGTTTATCGCAATTACAATAGCACCGATGGAGGTTCGGTTGGACTCATTTTCGATGGTTGTATGAACGGAAGTACCAATGTAGGTTCGGTTTCAAAACCATCTTATGCTTATACTGTTTTACCCGTGGCGGAAGTAGCTACTGCAGTGGCTAACGGAAATTGTGGAGCCGGTGCAACCTTGAATGTAACCACAACAGGAGTTATTTCTTCAGGCTGTGCTTCTTTGGGACAAAATGAGTCTAAGCTGAGTAAGGTACAGTTTTATCCAACTTTGGTCGATTCAATGCTAACGGTCGAATTACCTGAAAGTATGGAAGGTTTGGCCAACATTGAAGTGTTTTCAACTTCAGGTGCCCAAGTTTTTTTATGGTCAAAAAAAGTGAATGCTGCAGAGAAAATAGCTCTCAATTTATCTACTTTACCCAAAGGATTGTATTTATGTACGCTCAAAATAGCTTCAAATGGCACCACTTGGAAGTTTATAAAAAAGTAA
- a CDS encoding metallophosphoesterase, whose protein sequence is MELFWDYRFKAIKTRITLLIFILLLQSCATHQAQFGKEATKTRTTNGIDTTKIAHTFYLIGDAGNADLPLPQQTLELLSQKLASAHKNSTLLFLGDNIYPKGMPSDKEPEAKALAETKLNTQLALAKNFKGQTVFIPGNHDWYSGIKGLERQAQFITTKLNDKKSFLPQKNCAIESVKINSNLTMIVVDSQWFLEDWNQHPTINEFCDIKTREDFFEELEDLLNKNRDKKVILAMHHPLQTNGSHGGQFSLEKQLFPLEQKIPLPVIGSVINLLRKTSGISPQDIQNKQYTILTKRIKTLLQAHNNVVVVSGHDHNLQYIDHDNIKQIISGAGSKSEAARAIFPNDFSYGGNGYATLSVYKNGRITASFFGNEKGKEQLLFETTLFDSDEKSATIAPKDFPKTTTASIYTQKQTRKKGFYKFLFGTHYRKVYSTKIAVPTVTLDTLYGGLQPKRAGGGHQSNSLQLVDKDGKEYVMRALKKSATRFLQAVAFKDQYVVTDFEDTYAEDFLFDFYTTSHPYTPFAVGNLADKIGVYHTNPKLVYIPKHNALKEFNANFGNELYMVEERPSDSQVDNELFDNPDKIIATDDLLSNLHKDEKYQVDEKAYIRARLFDMLIGDWDRHSDQWRWSAFKEGKNVIYKPIPKDRDQAFSKYDGALLSLLMNMPALRHMQTFNSSIRNVKWLNREPYPLDLALLRTATKEDWIEEAKYIQNHLSDKEIEEGFASIPNEIKGATINDIIQKLKVRMRDLPNYAKAYYEVLQKTVVIVGTNKKEQFSISFPSKNEVEVVVSRLKKEGPEWWYTKRFDAKTTKTIWIYGLDDDDVFEVNGKNKSGILLRLLGGQNNDSYTVTHGKNIMVYDFKSKPNTYNLDGKTKKVITDDYDTQYYNYEKPKYNAISGLPFGGYNPDDGVKLGLIASYTVNRFKQNPFTQKHILKANYFFATSGFELLYNAHFPKALGNWDLDVASKYTSPNFTINFFGYGNETINNDETFGMDYNRVRLRTLSVTPTIKKTGRMGSEWNFAALIERITVEESTNRFINTPGVVNPEVFERQKFAGASASYSFENYDLPAYPSMGFGFSIKGTWKMNLEELNRNFTALETKINLNHRLDKKGKLVLATILKSKILFNDHYEFYQGATLGGDYDLRGFRNERFLGKRSFYQSSDIRWQLGKIKKSLLPLSYGLLGGFDYGRVWLPSESSSKWHQAFGGGLWLNGLNVLTARITYFKSRDEEARLSIGLGFGF, encoded by the coding sequence ATGGAATTGTTTTGGGATTATCGTTTTAAAGCTATTAAAACTAGAATTACCCTTCTTATCTTTATACTATTGCTTCAATCCTGTGCCACACACCAGGCACAATTTGGAAAAGAAGCAACAAAAACAAGGACTACTAACGGCATTGATACCACAAAAATTGCCCACACTTTTTATTTAATTGGCGATGCTGGCAATGCCGACTTACCATTACCCCAACAAACGCTTGAGCTCTTGAGCCAAAAGTTAGCTTCGGCACACAAAAATAGTACTTTATTGTTTTTGGGAGATAATATTTATCCCAAAGGAATGCCAAGCGATAAAGAACCTGAAGCAAAGGCCTTGGCCGAAACCAAATTGAATACACAACTGGCTTTGGCTAAAAACTTCAAAGGACAAACAGTATTCATTCCCGGAAATCACGATTGGTACAGCGGCATCAAGGGATTAGAACGTCAAGCGCAATTCATTACCACGAAATTAAATGATAAAAAAAGCTTTCTTCCACAAAAAAACTGTGCCATAGAGAGTGTAAAAATCAACAGTAATCTAACAATGATTGTAGTGGATAGCCAATGGTTCCTAGAAGATTGGAATCAACATCCAACCATCAACGAGTTTTGTGACATCAAAACCAGAGAAGATTTTTTCGAAGAACTTGAAGACCTCTTGAACAAAAACAGAGATAAAAAAGTGATTTTGGCTATGCACCATCCTTTGCAAACTAATGGCTCGCACGGCGGGCAATTTTCTCTAGAAAAACAACTTTTCCCTTTGGAACAAAAAATTCCGTTGCCTGTAATTGGGTCTGTTATCAATTTACTACGCAAAACATCAGGAATAAGTCCACAAGACATTCAAAACAAGCAGTACACCATCCTGACCAAACGCATCAAAACCCTATTACAAGCCCACAATAATGTGGTAGTCGTTTCGGGACACGACCATAATTTACAGTACATTGACCACGACAACATCAAACAAATCATCAGTGGTGCTGGCTCAAAATCTGAAGCTGCGAGAGCAATCTTTCCAAATGATTTCTCCTATGGTGGCAATGGTTACGCCACGCTTTCTGTTTATAAAAATGGTCGTATCACAGCTTCTTTTTTTGGAAATGAAAAAGGAAAAGAACAACTTTTATTCGAAACTACTCTTTTCGATTCGGATGAAAAAAGTGCTACTATAGCGCCAAAAGATTTTCCAAAAACGACCACTGCCTCAATTTACACCCAAAAGCAAACCCGAAAAAAAGGATTCTACAAGTTCCTTTTTGGCACGCATTACAGAAAAGTATACAGCACCAAAATTGCCGTTCCTACTGTCACTCTCGACACGCTTTATGGCGGTTTACAACCTAAAAGAGCGGGTGGCGGACATCAATCCAATTCCCTTCAATTGGTAGACAAAGATGGAAAAGAATACGTGATGCGCGCCTTGAAAAAAAGTGCCACTCGTTTTCTGCAAGCCGTAGCCTTCAAAGACCAATACGTGGTTACTGATTTTGAAGACACATATGCCGAGGATTTTTTGTTTGATTTTTACACGACATCGCATCCTTATACGCCTTTTGCCGTGGGCAATCTTGCGGACAAAATTGGAGTATACCACACCAATCCAAAATTGGTTTACATCCCGAAACACAATGCTTTGAAAGAATTCAATGCCAATTTTGGTAACGAACTGTATATGGTGGAAGAAAGACCAAGTGATAGCCAAGTCGACAATGAGTTGTTCGACAATCCCGATAAAATCATTGCCACCGATGATTTGCTCAGTAATTTACACAAAGATGAAAAATACCAAGTCGATGAAAAAGCCTATATCAGAGCGCGATTGTTTGATATGCTCATCGGAGATTGGGACCGTCATAGTGACCAATGGCGCTGGAGTGCCTTCAAAGAGGGGAAAAATGTTATTTACAAACCAATTCCAAAAGACAGAGACCAAGCCTTTAGTAAATACGATGGAGCGTTGCTTTCGTTATTAATGAATATGCCTGCTTTACGCCATATGCAAACTTTCAACTCGTCTATTCGCAATGTAAAATGGCTCAACAGAGAGCCTTATCCATTGGATTTGGCTTTATTAAGAACTGCTACAAAGGAAGATTGGATTGAAGAAGCCAAATACATTCAAAACCATTTGTCTGATAAAGAAATAGAAGAAGGTTTTGCATCAATTCCAAATGAAATAAAAGGAGCCACTATCAACGACATCATTCAAAAGTTAAAAGTTCGAATGCGAGACTTACCGAATTACGCAAAGGCGTATTATGAAGTGCTTCAAAAAACAGTGGTGATTGTCGGGACCAACAAAAAAGAACAATTTTCCATTTCATTCCCTTCAAAAAACGAAGTTGAAGTGGTAGTTTCTCGTCTCAAAAAAGAAGGACCCGAATGGTGGTACACCAAACGATTTGATGCAAAAACCACCAAAACTATTTGGATTTATGGCTTGGATGATGATGACGTTTTTGAAGTAAATGGAAAAAACAAGTCTGGAATTTTACTACGCCTTTTGGGTGGACAAAATAACGATAGTTATACCGTAACGCACGGCAAAAACATTATGGTTTATGATTTTAAATCGAAACCTAACACTTATAATTTGGATGGAAAAACCAAAAAAGTAATCACAGATGATTATGACACCCAGTATTACAATTATGAAAAACCCAAATACAATGCGATTTCAGGACTTCCGTTTGGTGGATACAATCCAGATGATGGCGTAAAATTGGGGTTGATTGCCAGCTATACGGTGAATCGTTTTAAACAAAATCCTTTTACCCAAAAACACATCCTAAAAGCCAATTACTTTTTTGCGACAAGCGGTTTCGAACTTTTGTACAACGCTCATTTTCCAAAGGCTTTGGGCAATTGGGATTTGGATGTAGCTTCTAAGTATACTAGCCCTAATTTTACCATCAATTTCTTTGGTTATGGGAACGAAACCATCAACAACGACGAAACGTTTGGAATGGATTATAACCGTGTGCGTCTAAGAACATTATCCGTTACTCCTACGATAAAAAAAACAGGAAGAATGGGCAGTGAATGGAACTTTGCAGCACTTATAGAACGCATTACCGTAGAAGAAAGCACAAACCGTTTTATCAATACGCCTGGTGTAGTTAATCCAGAGGTTTTTGAAAGACAGAAATTTGCGGGTGCCAGTGCCTCCTATTCTTTTGAAAACTACGATTTGCCTGCGTATCCAAGTATGGGATTTGGTTTTTCGATAAAAGGAACTTGGAAAATGAATTTAGAAGAGCTCAACCGAAACTTCACGGCTTTGGAAACCAAAATTAACCTCAACCATCGCTTAGATAAAAAAGGAAAACTAGTCCTAGCCACGATTCTAAAATCAAAAATACTTTTTAATGACCATTACGAATTCTATCAAGGTGCCACATTAGGTGGAGATTATGACCTTAGAGGTTTTAGAAATGAACGCTTTTTAGGAAAACGTTCGTTCTATCAAAGCAGTGATATTCGTTGGCAATTGGGGAAAATCAAAAAAAGCTTGTTACCACTTTCTTATGGTCTTCTTGGCGGATTCGATTATGGCCGTGTTTGGCTCCCTAGTGAAAGTTCCAGCAAATGGCACCAAGCCTTTGGTGGCGGCCTTTGGCTAAACGGATTGAATGTGCTAACTGCTAGAATAACTTATTTCAAAAGTAGGGATGAAGAAGCGAGACTTTCTATAGGCTTAGGGTTTGGATTTTAA
- a CDS encoding Pycsar system effector family protein gives MILISKAQDFVTTLLKDKLSSEYTYHNLTHTKGVVAAVNTLCQEEKVEGEDREALLIAAWFHDTGFITGCSNHELCSCDLVTTFLTEQGASNAFITQVCQLIAATEKTYVPQTLLEKIIKDADYYHLFGADYLFSCEKLRKEWETTEKVTYTDKEWALINFDFMVNNHKFYTDYAKTNWQPLKDKNCIALQKIINTKEDKKGKKEKKKATTPKEDKPDKPDRGIDTVFRVTLGNHTRLSGIADSKANILLSVNAIIISIALSTIIPKLDNPKYTHLMMPTFFMIVASVTTIIFAILSTRPKVTKGFFSRKDIEEQKVNLLFFGNFYKMPLDEYQWAMNEMIKDRDYIYNTMIKDLYFLGIVLERKYRLLRVAYNLFMFGIVASVIAFVVAFKMAGV, from the coding sequence ATGATCCTGATTTCTAAAGCTCAAGATTTTGTCACTACTTTGCTCAAAGATAAGCTTTCTAGCGAATATACCTATCACAATTTAACGCATACGAAAGGTGTTGTGGCAGCTGTAAATACTTTGTGTCAAGAAGAAAAAGTAGAAGGTGAAGACCGTGAGGCCTTACTTATTGCCGCTTGGTTTCATGATACAGGATTTATTACAGGTTGTAGCAACCATGAATTATGTAGCTGTGATTTGGTAACCACTTTTTTGACAGAGCAAGGGGCTTCTAATGCATTTATTACGCAAGTCTGTCAGTTGATTGCGGCCACCGAAAAAACATATGTTCCTCAAACGCTTTTGGAAAAAATAATTAAGGATGCTGATTATTACCATCTTTTTGGAGCCGACTATTTGTTCAGTTGTGAAAAACTCCGTAAGGAATGGGAAACAACCGAAAAGGTAACGTATACCGACAAAGAATGGGCTTTGATTAATTTTGATTTTATGGTCAACAACCATAAATTTTATACGGATTATGCCAAAACGAATTGGCAACCTTTAAAAGATAAAAACTGTATCGCTTTGCAAAAAATAATTAACACCAAAGAAGATAAAAAAGGCAAAAAGGAGAAAAAGAAAGCCACTACTCCAAAAGAAGACAAGCCCGACAAACCGGATCGTGGAATTGATACGGTTTTTAGAGTTACCTTGGGCAATCACACCCGCTTGAGTGGCATTGCAGATAGTAAGGCGAATATCTTGTTATCCGTAAATGCCATTATCATTTCTATTGCGTTGTCTACGATTATTCCGAAGTTGGACAACCCAAAATACACGCATTTAATGATGCCGACTTTTTTTATGATTGTTGCTAGCGTAACGACGATTATTTTTGCGATTCTTTCCACGCGTCCCAAAGTAACCAAAGGCTTTTTCTCCCGAAAAGACATCGAAGAGCAAAAAGTGAACCTCTTGTTTTTTGGTAATTTTTATAAAATGCCTCTCGACGAATACCAATGGGCAATGAACGAAATGATCAAAGACCGTGATTATATTTACAACACTATGATTAAAGATTTATACTTTTTGGGCATTGTTTTGGAGCGCAAATACCGCTTGCTTCGTGTGGCTTATAATCTGTTTATGTTTGGGATTGTGGCTTCGGTAATCGCTTTTGTGGTGGCTTTTAAAATGGCAGGCGTGTAA
- a CDS encoding DUF1835 domain-containing protein: MTSYHLLNGDCLAEQLRQTNINQDFIICRECLIVGPVAANSLDVFWNIRAQFIAGTYQESVEKYFDKTVRELNKINNLPEQSEICLWFENDLFCQVNMWFVLSLLSKYPSFKVFRVFPVITNKADMWKGFAQSTPETLEQAYHSKIQFSPDDIKLGKKLWSAYQNNDLDKLITLAKTPSDCFEYLEAVCQAHSDRFPLDQSLGRPEKVIQEILDTQSRDFQLVFSEFVKREGIYGFGDIQIKSMFDRLIQ, encoded by the coding sequence ATGACATCCTATCATCTATTAAATGGAGACTGTTTGGCTGAGCAATTGAGACAAACCAACATCAATCAAGACTTTATAATTTGCAGAGAATGTTTGATTGTTGGGCCTGTCGCTGCCAATAGCCTTGATGTCTTTTGGAACATTCGAGCTCAATTTATTGCTGGTACTTATCAAGAATCGGTCGAAAAGTATTTTGACAAAACAGTCCGTGAATTAAACAAAATCAACAACTTGCCGGAGCAGTCCGAAATTTGCCTTTGGTTTGAAAATGATTTATTTTGTCAGGTCAACATGTGGTTTGTGCTCTCCTTACTTTCCAAGTATCCCTCTTTTAAAGTCTTCAGAGTGTTTCCCGTCATCACAAACAAAGCGGATATGTGGAAAGGTTTTGCCCAATCCACTCCCGAAACACTAGAACAAGCCTATCATTCAAAAATTCAATTTTCACCTGATGATATCAAGTTGGGGAAAAAACTATGGTCTGCGTATCAAAATAATGACTTAGACAAACTTATTACATTAGCCAAAACTCCATCAGACTGTTTTGAATACCTAGAAGCAGTTTGCCAAGCACACAGTGACCGATTTCCATTAGACCAATCCTTAGGAAGACCCGAAAAAGTGATACAAGAAATACTTGACACACAATCAAGAGATTTTCAACTTGTTTTTTCGGAATTTGTAAAACGAGAAGGAATTTATGGCTTTGGCGATATTCAAATTAAGAGCATGTTTGACCGATTGATTCAATAG
- a CDS encoding carboxypeptidase-like regulatory domain-containing protein, with the protein MKNILFPLVTIVSVFLFSCSNNDNEPTTPTKAAISGSVILYDEGTTLLDKSNMNVKVVGTTPLIQTNTNAEGKFVLPEVPFGTYTLEYSKTGFGTFKKIGVVHGTNGQATFISDIPSIGQLSTTTVTNVTAAVLNNQVKLSITTNPAGNTANRRYVRFFLSTNAQVSATNYTYFSAVFVAQINPFEKTITQSELLSAGFTSGQQVYVRAYGDSFWDNAYDDPTISKRIFPNLNGTTVAATSFVVP; encoded by the coding sequence ATGAAAAATATCCTTTTTCCCCTTGTAACTATAGTCTCTGTCTTCCTTTTCTCTTGCAGCAACAACGATAATGAACCTACAACACCTACAAAAGCCGCTATTTCGGGTTCGGTCATTCTTTATGATGAAGGAACAACCTTATTGGACAAATCGAATATGAATGTAAAGGTCGTTGGTACTACTCCTTTGATTCAAACCAATACTAACGCTGAGGGAAAATTTGTGCTTCCCGAAGTACCCTTTGGCACCTATACCCTAGAATACTCAAAAACGGGATTTGGAACTTTTAAAAAAATTGGAGTGGTACACGGAACCAACGGACAAGCCACCTTCATTAGCGACATTCCCTCCATAGGACAACTGTCTACTACTACCGTAACGAACGTAACGGCTGCTGTTTTGAACAATCAAGTAAAGTTGTCCATTACAACAAACCCAGCAGGAAATACAGCCAACCGTCGCTATGTGCGTTTCTTTTTGTCCACAAATGCTCAAGTAAGTGCCACCAATTACACTTATTTTTCTGCTGTTTTTGTGGCACAAATCAATCCTTTTGAAAAAACCATCACTCAAAGTGAATTACTTTCAGCAGGCTTTACATCGGGTCAACAAGTGTATGTGAGAGCCTACGGGGATTCGTTTTGGGACAATGCCTATGATGACCCAACCATAAGTAAAAGAATATTTCCAAATCTAAATGGTACTACTGTAGCCGCCACTTCATTTGTGGTTCCGTAA
- a CDS encoding type II toxin-antitoxin system HigA family antitoxin, with amino-acid sequence MEIKPIKTVKDYNQALERLEMIFEAKNGTSEGDELEVLGILIDQYENEHFPIGLPDPIEAIKFRMEQMGYNQNDLANIVGLKSRASEILNRKRKLSLEMIRKLNKALHIPTDVLIQTY; translated from the coding sequence ATGGAAATTAAACCTATAAAAACAGTTAAAGATTATAATCAAGCACTTGAAAGACTTGAAATGATTTTTGAAGCAAAAAATGGCACATCGGAAGGAGATGAACTTGAAGTACTTGGAATTTTGATTGACCAATACGAAAATGAGCACTTCCCTATTGGTTTGCCAGACCCAATAGAAGCTATTAAATTCAGAATGGAACAGATGGGCTATAACCAAAATGATTTGGCAAACATTGTAGGCCTAAAAAGCCGTGCAAGCGAAATTCTAAATCGAAAAAGAAAGCTATCTCTTGAAATGATTAGAAAATTAAACAAAGCGCTACATATTCCAACTGATGTTCTAATTCAAACTTATTAA